The following proteins come from a genomic window of Gordonia westfalica:
- a CDS encoding DUF501 domain-containing protein, giving the protein MSVSETDLATVAAQLGREPRGVLEISYRTPDGQPAVVKTAPRLPDGTPFPTLYYLTDPRLTAEASRQESAGVMKGMTARLASDPELAAAYRRAHEDYLAERDALESLGTDFTGGGMPDRVKCLHVLIAHSLAKGPGLNPLGDEAVALAAANGLRGTAIPDDWPDVRPPADSAGDDA; this is encoded by the coding sequence GTGAGCGTGTCAGAAACCGATCTCGCCACCGTCGCGGCCCAGCTGGGACGTGAACCGCGCGGGGTCCTCGAGATCAGCTACCGCACTCCCGACGGTCAGCCGGCCGTCGTGAAGACCGCGCCGCGGCTGCCCGACGGTACGCCGTTCCCGACGCTGTACTACCTGACCGATCCCCGGCTCACGGCCGAGGCGAGCCGGCAGGAATCGGCCGGTGTCATGAAGGGGATGACGGCCCGACTGGCGTCCGACCCCGAGCTGGCGGCCGCCTACCGTCGCGCGCACGAGGACTATCTGGCCGAACGCGACGCTCTCGAGTCGCTGGGCACCGACTTCACCGGCGGCGGCATGCCCGACCGGGTGAAGTGCCTCCACGTGCTGATCGCCCACTCCCTCGCCAAGGGGCCGGGACTCAACCCACTCGGCGATGAAGCGGTGGCTCTTGCCGCCGCAAACGGCTTGCGGGGCACCGCGATTCCCGACGACTGGCCGGACGTCCGCCCGCCCGCCGACTCCGCCGGAGACGACGCGTGA
- a CDS encoding septum formation initiator family protein, whose amino-acid sequence MASDRRHRGDGRQRARDRKVDPRARDARRTRRHGRSGRPARPAPPVSVVETGEQELITDDAVDTTPEGQDGADTAASSGGGATARTRPSPSRGRMRSGLGARLRRFEMTPATVATLVITVVVVCVVALTLAMPLRTYFSQRSEFRQLTASNEQLRREVADYQQKVNEQNDPAYIEAQARTRLQFVKPGEIPLVMLFPADEARREAAERAEERARAPWYGNLWDTLSTPPAAQ is encoded by the coding sequence ATGGCTTCTGATCGACGTCACCGCGGTGACGGGCGTCAGCGTGCGCGTGACCGGAAGGTCGATCCGCGCGCACGCGACGCCCGTCGCACGCGTCGGCACGGTCGGTCCGGCCGGCCCGCTCGACCTGCTCCACCGGTCTCGGTCGTCGAGACCGGTGAGCAGGAGCTGATCACCGACGACGCCGTCGACACGACCCCCGAGGGTCAGGACGGCGCCGACACCGCAGCCTCATCGGGTGGCGGTGCCACCGCGCGCACCCGGCCCAGCCCGTCCCGTGGTCGGATGCGATCCGGACTGGGCGCTCGTCTGCGCCGGTTCGAGATGACCCCGGCGACGGTCGCGACGCTCGTGATCACCGTCGTCGTGGTCTGCGTCGTGGCCCTCACGCTGGCGATGCCGCTGCGCACCTACTTCAGTCAGCGCTCGGAGTTCCGCCAGCTCACCGCGTCGAACGAACAGCTACGACGCGAGGTCGCCGATTACCAGCAGAAGGTCAACGAGCAGAACGACCCCGCCTACATCGAAGCCCAGGCGCGGACGCGTCTGCAGTTCGTCAAGCCAGGAGAGATCCCGCTCGTGATGTTGTTCCCCGCCGACGAGGCCCGCCGCGAGGCCGCCGAACGCGCCGAAGAGCGCGCTCGTGCCCCTTGGTACGGCAACCTGTGGGACACCCTGTCCACCCCGCCCGCCGCGCAGTGA
- the eno gene encoding phosphopyruvate hydratase, which translates to MAIIEQVGAREILDSRGNPTVEVEVVLDDGTFTRAAVPSGASTGEHEAVELRDGGERYLGKGVTKAVEGVLGELAPAVIGIEAEEQRLVDQALLDCDGTPDKSRIGANALLGVSLAVAKGAAESAGLPLFRYIGGPNAHILPVPMMNIINGGEHADNGIDFQEFMIAPVGAPTFKEALRCGAEVYHALKSVLHKQGLNTALGDEGGFAPDLPNTEAAIAVIGEAVGKAGYNFGRDVVIALDAASTEFYSNGAYKLEGKELGADDMVSFYEKLIADYPIVSIEDGLSEDDWAGWAKLTESIGDKVQLVGDDLFVTNPERLEEGISKGIANALLVKVNQIGTLTETLDAVALAHNNGYKSMMSHRSGETEDTTIADLAVACSCGQIKTGAPARSERVAKYNQLLRIEEGLGDAARYAGDLAFPRFSFGS; encoded by the coding sequence GTGGCAATCATCGAGCAGGTAGGTGCGCGCGAGATTCTCGATTCGCGGGGAAACCCGACGGTCGAGGTCGAGGTCGTCCTGGACGACGGCACCTTCACCCGCGCTGCCGTTCCGTCGGGCGCTTCCACCGGCGAACACGAGGCCGTCGAGCTGCGTGACGGTGGCGAGCGGTACCTGGGCAAGGGCGTCACCAAGGCCGTCGAGGGCGTGCTCGGCGAGCTGGCACCCGCGGTGATCGGCATCGAGGCCGAGGAACAGCGTCTCGTCGACCAGGCTCTGCTGGACTGCGACGGAACCCCCGACAAGAGCCGCATCGGCGCCAACGCGCTGCTCGGTGTGTCGCTCGCGGTGGCGAAGGGCGCGGCCGAGTCGGCCGGTCTGCCCCTGTTCCGCTACATCGGCGGCCCCAACGCCCACATCCTGCCGGTCCCGATGATGAACATCATCAACGGTGGTGAGCACGCCGACAACGGCATCGACTTCCAGGAGTTCATGATCGCTCCGGTCGGTGCTCCCACCTTCAAGGAAGCCCTCCGCTGCGGCGCCGAGGTCTACCACGCGCTCAAGTCGGTGCTGCACAAGCAGGGCCTGAACACCGCGCTCGGCGACGAGGGCGGCTTCGCCCCCGACCTGCCGAACACCGAGGCCGCGATCGCCGTGATCGGTGAGGCCGTCGGCAAGGCCGGCTACAACTTCGGCCGCGACGTCGTCATCGCGCTCGACGCCGCGTCGACCGAGTTCTACTCCAACGGCGCGTACAAGCTCGAGGGCAAGGAGCTCGGCGCCGACGACATGGTGTCGTTCTACGAGAAGCTCATCGCCGACTACCCGATCGTCTCGATCGAGGACGGTCTGTCCGAGGACGACTGGGCCGGTTGGGCCAAGCTGACCGAGTCGATCGGTGACAAGGTGCAGCTCGTCGGCGACGACCTGTTCGTCACCAACCCCGAGCGCCTCGAAGAGGGCATCTCCAAGGGCATCGCCAACGCGCTGCTGGTGAAGGTCAACCAGATCGGCACGCTGACCGAGACCCTCGACGCCGTCGCCCTCGCTCACAACAACGGCTACAAGTCGATGATGAGCCACCGGTCGGGTGAGACCGAGGACACCACCATCGCCGACCTGGCCGTCGCCTGCAGCTGCGGCCAGATCAAGACCGGCGCGCCCGCTCGTTCCGAGCGCGTCGCCAAGTACAACCAGCTGCTGCGCATCGAAGAGGGTCTGGGCGACGCGGCACGCTACGCGGGCGACCTCGCCTTCCCGCGTTTCTCGTTTGGTTCGTGA
- a CDS encoding lytic transglycosylase domain-containing protein, with protein MRVLGRGRDRRSWKSGLVAGGVAIASSVLLSACIDLPSLNRPDIPEGIPPGAGVPQPYIDINSPGRTADKMREWAEPISKSTGIPVVSLQAYGNAAEIQRQQHPECGIAWTTLAGIAGVESKHGHYRGSSVAANGDVSPPIRGVQLDGTKGNMEIRDTDGGSLDGDSTHDRAMGPFQFIPETWKRYGVDASGDGVPDPDNIDDAALSAARYLCVSSGNDMTVAEGWEKAIRRYNNSMAYVLDVRDHANAYSINVRF; from the coding sequence ATGCGTGTGTTGGGTCGGGGGCGTGATCGTCGCTCGTGGAAGAGCGGGCTCGTGGCAGGTGGCGTGGCGATCGCATCGTCGGTGCTGCTCTCCGCATGCATCGACCTCCCGTCGCTGAACAGGCCCGACATCCCCGAGGGCATCCCGCCCGGGGCAGGAGTGCCGCAGCCCTACATCGACATCAACTCCCCGGGCCGTACCGCCGACAAGATGCGCGAATGGGCCGAACCCATCTCGAAGTCGACCGGCATTCCGGTCGTGTCCCTGCAGGCCTACGGAAACGCCGCCGAGATCCAGCGGCAGCAGCACCCGGAATGCGGCATCGCGTGGACGACCCTCGCCGGGATCGCCGGTGTCGAGAGCAAACACGGGCACTACCGGGGTTCCAGTGTCGCCGCCAACGGCGACGTCAGCCCGCCGATCCGTGGGGTCCAGCTCGACGGCACCAAGGGCAACATGGAGATCCGGGACACCGACGGCGGCAGCCTCGACGGCGACTCCACCCACGACCGCGCCATGGGGCCGTTCCAGTTCATCCCCGAGACGTGGAAGCGCTACGGCGTCGACGCCAGCGGCGACGGCGTTCCCGACCCGGACAACATCGACGACGCGGCGCTCTCCGCCGCCCGCTACCTGTGCGTCTCGTCGGGCAACGACATGACCGTGGCGGAGGGCTGGGAGAAGGCGATCCGCCGGTACAACAACTCGATGGCATACGTCCTCGACGTGCGCGATCACGCGAACGCGTACTCCATCAACGTTCGATTCTGA
- a CDS encoding formylglycine-generating enzyme family protein: MGDAHDEGYRTDGEVPVHDVELDAFSVDVTAVTNAAFAAFVETTGYVSDAERAGISAVFHGYATAPGESLPQTPWWLAIPGASWRQPSGPGSDLTGKDSHPVVHVSHDDALAYCDWVGRALPSEAEWEHAARGGLHGARYPWGDTHPGPEEPRCNIFRGEFPDRPEGAVGTVDVRAFEPNGYGLYQCVGNVWEWCADRFSARYYRTSETLDPTGPPRGTRRVLRGGSHLCHDSYCNRYRVAARSSNTPNSTASNIGFRTVGRTG; this comes from the coding sequence ATGGGCGACGCGCATGACGAGGGTTACCGCACCGACGGCGAGGTCCCGGTCCACGACGTCGAACTCGATGCGTTCTCGGTGGACGTCACGGCCGTCACGAACGCCGCCTTCGCGGCTTTCGTCGAGACGACCGGCTACGTCTCCGATGCCGAACGAGCCGGCATCTCCGCGGTGTTTCACGGCTACGCGACCGCTCCCGGGGAGTCCCTCCCCCAAACCCCGTGGTGGCTCGCGATACCCGGGGCGTCGTGGCGACAACCCTCGGGACCCGGCAGCGACCTGACCGGCAAGGACTCCCATCCCGTCGTGCATGTCAGCCACGACGACGCGCTCGCGTACTGCGACTGGGTGGGGAGAGCGTTGCCCAGCGAGGCGGAGTGGGAACACGCCGCGCGCGGTGGCCTGCACGGCGCCCGCTATCCCTGGGGTGACACCCACCCCGGTCCGGAAGAGCCGCGCTGCAACATCTTCCGCGGTGAGTTCCCGGACCGCCCGGAGGGTGCGGTCGGCACCGTCGACGTGCGGGCCTTCGAGCCCAACGGGTACGGCCTCTACCAGTGTGTGGGCAACGTGTGGGAGTGGTGCGCCGATAGATTCAGCGCGCGGTACTACCGGACCTCCGAAACCCTCGACCCGACGGGACCGCCACGCGGCACCCGGCGCGTGCTGCGCGGCGGCAGTCATCTCTGCCACGACTCGTACTGCAACCGCTACCGGGTGGCCGCACGGTCGTCGAACACCCCGAACTCGACCGCGAGCAACATCGGATTCCGCACGGTGGGCAGGACCGGGTAG
- the cysC gene encoding adenylyl-sulfate kinase: MTITSPQSVDTGPGAATATRQFLRIATAGSVDDGKSTLIGRILHDTGSLPTDHLEAVTDGDGDVDLAALSDGLRAEREQGITIDVAYRFFSTPTRSYVLADTPGHERYTRNMFTGASNAHVAVLLVDARHGLLRQTRRHARIATLVGVPHVVAAVNKIDLVDFSQHRFDEIRADLAELAVQLGIDEIIAVPVAAKHGDNVVHRSPSTPWYEGPTLLDYLENVELHAPAPVAEELRLPIQWVSRPSERHRRTYTGRLASGTLQVGDEIVVLPSGSRSTVTSLDTLDESRKVAVAPLSVAIQIADDIDIGRGDIVVSGAEGAHVPVLAREIDAHVCWLSSTPLRAGDRVALKHGPSTVRATVGSLERRLDPDTLIEHVGPSELALNDIGTITLRTSSVVPADPYQDNRDTGAFILIDEASNDTVGAGTILEPREVIPGKATRNDIKWHPNSLARAERWAHTGQRGATVWLTGLPASGKSTVAVALERAIVSRGRVAYLLDGDNIRHGISDDLGFSAGDRAENIRRVGHVARLFADAGVISIASMVSPLRSDREIARELHRAADLEFIEVHVSTPVSECERRDPKGLYERARRGELRGLTGIDAPYESPEHPDLRFDTTGADIDRLASLVLGALMDRGIMEG, encoded by the coding sequence ATGACCATCACCTCTCCGCAATCGGTCGATACCGGTCCCGGAGCCGCTACCGCGACAAGGCAGTTCCTCCGCATCGCGACCGCGGGCAGCGTCGACGACGGCAAGTCGACGCTGATCGGCCGCATCCTGCACGACACCGGCAGCCTGCCCACCGACCACCTCGAGGCGGTCACCGACGGTGACGGTGACGTCGACCTCGCCGCGCTCTCCGACGGGCTGCGTGCCGAGCGGGAGCAGGGCATCACGATCGACGTCGCGTACCGGTTCTTCTCCACGCCCACACGCAGTTACGTCCTCGCCGACACTCCCGGCCACGAGCGCTACACCCGCAACATGTTCACCGGGGCGTCGAACGCCCACGTCGCGGTGCTGCTCGTCGACGCCCGGCACGGCCTGCTCCGCCAGACCCGACGCCACGCGCGCATCGCGACCCTGGTCGGTGTCCCGCATGTGGTCGCGGCGGTCAACAAGATCGACCTGGTCGACTTCTCGCAGCACCGGTTCGACGAGATCCGCGCCGACCTGGCCGAACTCGCCGTGCAACTCGGCATCGACGAGATCATCGCGGTCCCGGTCGCCGCGAAGCACGGCGACAACGTCGTACATCGTTCCCCGAGTACGCCCTGGTACGAGGGGCCCACGCTCCTCGATTATCTCGAGAACGTCGAATTACACGCGCCCGCACCGGTTGCCGAGGAACTGCGGCTGCCGATCCAATGGGTCTCGCGTCCGAGTGAGAGACACCGGCGCACCTACACCGGCCGGTTGGCGTCGGGAACGCTGCAGGTGGGTGACGAGATCGTCGTGCTGCCCTCGGGCAGTCGGTCCACGGTCACCTCCCTCGACACCCTCGACGAGTCGAGAAAGGTTGCGGTCGCGCCGCTCTCGGTCGCGATCCAGATCGCCGACGACATCGACATCGGGCGCGGCGACATCGTCGTCAGCGGCGCCGAGGGCGCACACGTACCGGTACTGGCCCGCGAGATCGACGCCCACGTGTGCTGGCTGTCGTCGACACCACTGCGTGCGGGTGACCGCGTCGCGCTCAAGCACGGACCGTCGACGGTGCGAGCCACCGTCGGGTCCCTCGAACGACGGCTCGATCCCGACACGCTGATCGAGCACGTCGGGCCGAGTGAGTTGGCGCTCAACGACATCGGCACCATCACGCTCCGGACGTCGTCGGTGGTGCCGGCCGACCCGTACCAGGACAACCGCGACACCGGTGCCTTCATCCTCATCGACGAGGCGTCCAACGACACCGTCGGCGCCGGGACGATCCTCGAACCGCGCGAGGTCATCCCCGGAAAAGCGACGCGCAACGACATCAAGTGGCATCCGAATTCGCTGGCGCGCGCCGAACGCTGGGCGCACACCGGTCAGCGCGGAGCGACGGTGTGGCTCACCGGTTTACCGGCGTCCGGCAAGTCCACCGTGGCGGTGGCGCTCGAACGCGCCATCGTCAGCCGCGGGCGCGTCGCCTATCTCCTCGACGGCGACAACATCCGGCACGGCATCTCCGACGATCTCGGCTTCTCGGCCGGCGACCGTGCCGAGAACATCCGCCGCGTGGGCCATGTGGCGCGTCTGTTCGCCGACGCCGGGGTCATCTCCATCGCGTCGATGGTGTCCCCGCTGCGTTCGGACCGCGAGATCGCGCGGGAACTGCACCGCGCCGCCGACCTCGAGTTCATCGAGGTGCACGTCTCGACCCCGGTCAGCGAATGCGAGCGTCGCGATCCCAAGGGCCTGTACGAACGCGCCCGGCGCGGCGAACTGCGCGGTCTGACCGGCATCGACGCACCGTACGAGAGCCCGGAACACCCGGATCTGCGCTTCGACACCACCGGAGCCGACATCGACCGGCTCGCCTCGCTGGTCCTCGGTGCGCTGATGGACCGGGGCATCATGGAGGGGTGA
- the cysD gene encoding sulfate adenylyltransferase subunit CysD: MGPALPRRRRTERISAVTTAEKTTDDIDHVTAIRVLEAESVHIIREVVAELERPVLLFSGGKDSIVLLRLAEKAFRPAPLPFPIMHVDTGHNFSEVIEFRDRRVAPGADNPDGIELIVASVQESIDTGRVAESTDPSGSRNRLQTRTLLDALEKGGFDAAFGGARRDEERARAKERIFSFRDEFGQWDPRAQRPEPWSLYNGRIRRGESVRVFPLSNWTETDIWRYIELENLELPPIYFAGEREVFERDGILLSVSEFSQPRDGEEVTTEWVRYRTVGDLTITGAVRSRATTITEIIAEISESTVSERGETRADDRTSSAAMEDRKREGYF, from the coding sequence ATGGGCCCAGCGTTACCGAGAAGACGCCGAACGGAACGGATATCCGCTGTGACGACAGCCGAGAAGACAACCGACGACATCGATCACGTCACCGCGATCAGAGTTCTGGAAGCCGAGTCGGTGCACATCATCCGCGAGGTGGTGGCCGAGCTCGAGCGCCCGGTACTGCTGTTCTCCGGCGGCAAGGACTCGATCGTCCTCCTCCGTCTGGCGGAGAAGGCATTCCGGCCGGCGCCGTTGCCCTTCCCGATCATGCACGTCGACACCGGACACAACTTCTCCGAGGTCATCGAGTTCCGTGATCGCCGGGTGGCGCCCGGTGCCGACAACCCGGACGGCATCGAACTGATCGTGGCGTCGGTCCAGGAGTCCATCGACACCGGTCGCGTCGCCGAGTCCACGGACCCGTCGGGTTCGCGCAACCGGCTGCAGACCCGCACGCTGCTCGACGCGCTCGAGAAGGGCGGATTCGACGCCGCTTTCGGCGGTGCCCGGCGCGACGAGGAACGGGCCCGCGCGAAGGAGCGCATCTTCAGCTTCCGGGACGAGTTCGGCCAGTGGGACCCGCGCGCGCAGCGTCCCGAGCCGTGGTCGTTGTACAACGGGCGCATCCGACGCGGTGAGTCCGTGCGCGTGTTCCCGCTGTCGAACTGGACCGAGACCGACATCTGGCGCTACATCGAACTCGAGAACCTCGAACTGCCCCCGATCTACTTCGCCGGTGAGCGTGAGGTTTTCGAGCGGGACGGCATCCTGCTCTCGGTCTCGGAGTTCTCGCAGCCCCGCGACGGCGAAGAGGTCACCACCGAGTGGGTGCGCTACCGCACGGTCGGGGATCTGACGATCACCGGCGCGGTCCGCTCGCGGGCGACCACGATCACCGAGATCATCGCCGAGATCAGCGAGTCGACGGTCTCCGAACGCGGTGAGACCCGCGCCGACGACCGCACGTCGAGCGCCGCCATGGAAGACCGCAAGCGCGAAGGGTATTTCTGA
- the stf0 gene encoding trehalose 2-sulfotransferase, with product MSATPAVGPSNYLVCASQRSGSTLLVESLSATGVAGTPEEFFQYFASSSQAPQPREWFAGVTDPTILELLDPIDPGTVDVRDADTWRADVLDAGSSDNGVWGGKLMWNQTPLLIARSRAGSGSLRTAIRWIFDGADPLYVHVYRDDVVPQAVSMWRAVQTRVWRNDGSDGDEGSGDDVAVYHAAGIAHLAGILLEQERQWRNWFAEEGIEPLDIGFRDLVNDPTKAAARVLEKIGQDPALAPPPPLKPQSDSRSKEWAQRYREDAERNGYPL from the coding sequence ATGTCAGCAACGCCCGCGGTGGGGCCGTCGAACTATCTGGTGTGCGCGAGCCAGCGCAGCGGCAGCACCCTCCTCGTCGAGTCGCTGTCGGCGACCGGTGTCGCGGGCACGCCGGAGGAGTTCTTCCAGTACTTCGCCTCCTCGTCGCAGGCGCCGCAACCGCGTGAGTGGTTCGCCGGTGTCACCGACCCGACGATCCTCGAACTCCTCGACCCGATCGACCCCGGCACCGTCGACGTGCGCGACGCCGACACCTGGCGCGCCGACGTCCTCGACGCCGGGAGCAGCGACAACGGGGTGTGGGGCGGGAAGCTCATGTGGAACCAGACGCCACTGCTGATCGCGCGAAGCCGCGCGGGTTCGGGATCGTTGCGAACCGCGATCCGGTGGATCTTCGACGGCGCCGACCCGCTCTACGTCCACGTCTACCGCGATGACGTGGTGCCGCAGGCGGTTTCGATGTGGCGCGCGGTGCAGACCCGCGTGTGGCGCAACGACGGATCCGACGGGGACGAGGGGAGCGGGGACGACGTCGCGGTGTACCACGCCGCGGGGATCGCGCATCTCGCCGGCATCCTTCTCGAACAGGAACGCCAGTGGCGCAACTGGTTTGCCGAGGAGGGCATCGAGCCGCTCGACATCGGGTTCCGCGACCTGGTGAACGATCCCACCAAGGCGGCCGCACGGGTTCTCGAGAAGATCGGCCAGGACCCGGCCCTGGCGCCGCCGCCACCGTTGAAGCCGCAGTCCGACTCGCGGTCCAAGGAATGGGCCCAGCGTTACCGAGAAGACGCCGAACGGAACGGATATCCGCTGTGA
- a CDS encoding sulfatase family protein, which translates to MARENVILIHWHDLGRHLTCYGADGVESPTLDQLAADGIRFADAHSTAPLCSPARGSLFTGRYPHRNGLVGLAHHGFEYFSDVRTLPSLLSDAGYRSALFGMQHESADPQRLGFDSVDVSDSRCDYVVEQSRDWLRRHAGEDRPFFLTAGFFETHRPYPADEYKPSDTSGIAVPGFLPDTDDVRDDLAGLHGSITKADAAVGRLLDTVAELGLDSSTWIVFITDHGLAFPRAKSTLYAEGTGVALIVRPPTRRGIEPQVYDDLFSGVDLTPTLLDLLGVEIPDDVDGDSHASALVEPPTSRPAGDPAAAVRTRVFTEKTYHDAFDPIRAVRTKDFSYIENLAARPALLLPLDIADSLSARSLDSEAIQQDRPRVELYDLRSDPYERNNVAEDPSYAEVRAAFAATLAAWRAETGDELPDEATGTAIAQRFMDAFHAKAAQVEPREEALPSRRPQGSRRELAGDITSGTR; encoded by the coding sequence ATGGCACGCGAGAACGTCATCCTGATCCACTGGCACGACCTGGGGCGCCACCTGACGTGTTACGGCGCGGACGGCGTCGAATCGCCGACCCTCGATCAACTGGCCGCGGACGGCATCCGATTCGCCGACGCCCACTCGACCGCCCCGCTGTGCTCGCCGGCGCGCGGATCGCTCTTCACCGGCCGCTACCCCCACCGCAACGGACTCGTCGGGCTGGCCCACCACGGGTTCGAGTACTTCTCGGATGTGCGGACGCTGCCGTCGCTTCTCTCCGACGCGGGGTACCGGTCGGCGCTGTTCGGGATGCAGCACGAGAGCGCGGACCCACAGCGCCTCGGCTTCGACTCGGTGGACGTCTCGGACTCGCGCTGCGACTACGTGGTGGAACAGTCCCGGGACTGGCTTCGACGCCACGCCGGGGAGGATCGGCCCTTTTTCCTGACCGCAGGCTTCTTCGAGACCCATCGGCCGTACCCGGCGGACGAATACAAACCGTCCGACACCAGCGGCATCGCCGTCCCGGGATTCCTGCCCGACACCGACGACGTCCGTGACGACCTCGCGGGTCTGCACGGGTCCATCACCAAGGCCGACGCCGCGGTCGGCCGGCTGCTCGACACCGTCGCCGAGCTCGGGCTGGACTCCTCGACGTGGATCGTCTTCATCACCGACCACGGACTGGCGTTCCCGCGGGCCAAGTCGACCCTCTACGCCGAAGGGACCGGCGTCGCGCTGATCGTGCGGCCGCCGACCCGGCGCGGCATCGAACCGCAGGTCTACGACGACCTGTTCTCCGGTGTCGACCTGACCCCGACCCTGCTGGACCTGCTCGGGGTCGAGATCCCCGACGACGTGGACGGCGACTCCCACGCGTCGGCACTCGTCGAACCGCCCACCTCGAGGCCTGCCGGGGACCCGGCCGCGGCCGTGCGGACCCGGGTGTTCACCGAGAAGACCTATCACGACGCCTTCGACCCGATCCGGGCCGTGCGCACCAAGGACTTCAGCTACATCGAGAACCTCGCGGCCCGGCCGGCACTGCTGTTGCCGCTCGACATCGCCGACAGCCTGTCCGCGCGCTCGCTGGATTCCGAAGCGATACAACAGGACCGGCCGAGGGTCGAACTCTACGACCTGCGTTCCGATCCGTATGAGCGCAACAATGTCGCCGAGGACCCGTCGTATGCAGAGGTGCGTGCCGCCTTCGCCGCGACACTCGCCGCGTGGCGCGCCGAGACGGGGGACGAGCTACCCGACGAGGCCACCGGCACCGCCATCGCCCAGCGCTTCATGGACGCCTTCCACGCCAAGGCGGCGCAGGTGGAACCGCGGGAGGAGGCGTTGCCGTCCCGCCGTCCGCAGGGGTCGCGACGCGAGCTGGCCGGCGACATCACCTCGGGAACCCGCTGA
- the efeU gene encoding iron uptake transporter permease EfeU: MDHISALAASGVHVLAADGPSIGTQMFGSALIGLREGLETGIVVMVLVAFVVKTDRRDALKWIWAGVGAAVAMTLAVFLVIHFGTSTMTPLAAETIAGVASLVAVAIVTFMVLWMSEAASHISADLKSGMSKALLAGGASVLGLAFLAVGREGFETALLMVGYAESVSGGLWPLIGLVIGILAAIALTVLIYRGAIRMNLSVFFTYTGLFLIVVAAGILTYGIRALQTIGWLPGLDNIAFDVSGTYDASSWYGTVLGGIFNVRPDPTVLQVIAWMVYVVVVTTIFFRRQRAGHRAIAARKSATADESSAPAEPTPERNAQ, from the coding sequence ATCGATCACATATCGGCACTCGCCGCGAGCGGAGTTCACGTGCTGGCCGCCGACGGGCCGTCGATCGGGACCCAGATGTTCGGGAGCGCCCTCATCGGTCTCCGCGAAGGACTCGAAACCGGGATCGTGGTCATGGTCCTGGTCGCCTTCGTCGTCAAGACCGACCGCCGCGACGCCCTGAAATGGATCTGGGCGGGCGTGGGCGCAGCGGTCGCCATGACCCTCGCGGTGTTCCTCGTGATCCACTTCGGCACGTCGACGATGACGCCGCTGGCGGCCGAGACCATTGCCGGCGTGGCCTCGCTGGTGGCGGTCGCGATCGTGACGTTCATGGTGCTCTGGATGAGCGAGGCCGCGTCCCACATCTCCGCCGACCTCAAGAGCGGGATGTCGAAGGCCCTCCTCGCAGGCGGTGCGTCGGTGTTGGGTCTGGCGTTTCTCGCGGTCGGCCGCGAGGGATTCGAGACCGCGCTGCTGATGGTCGGCTATGCCGAGAGTGTGTCGGGCGGCCTGTGGCCGCTGATCGGACTCGTGATCGGCATCCTGGCCGCGATCGCGCTGACGGTGCTGATCTACCGCGGGGCGATCCGGATGAACCTCTCGGTGTTCTTCACCTATACAGGCCTGTTCCTGATCGTCGTGGCCGCCGGAATCCTCACCTACGGAATCCGCGCGCTGCAGACGATCGGTTGGCTGCCCGGCCTCGACAACATCGCCTTCGACGTCTCCGGTACCTACGACGCCTCGTCCTGGTACGGCACCGTCCTCGGCGGCATCTTCAACGTGCGCCCGGATCCGACGGTCCTGCAGGTGATCGCCTGGATGGTCTACGTGGTCGTCGTGACCACGATCTTCTTCCGTCGACAGCGCGCCGGCCATCGTGCGATCGCCGCCCGGAAGAGCGCAACCGCCGACGAGAGCTCCGCGCCCGCGGAGCCCACCCCCGAAAGGAATGCTCAGTGA